One Kitasatospora sp. NBC_01287 DNA window includes the following coding sequences:
- a CDS encoding IS481 family transposase has product MPHRNAPLTETGRLRLARCVVEDGWPLRRAAERFQVSPTTAKRWADRYRALGEAGMDDRSSRPHHSPRRTPTRTERRIIKVRVLRRWGPARIAYLLGLNPATVHRVLTRYRLARLTHLDRATGRAIRRYEHDAPGDLVHVDIKKLGNIPDGGGHQVLGRQAGRKTRSGTGYSYLHNAVDDHSRLAYSEILTDERKETAAAFWTRAQDFFAQAGITVQRVLTDNGSCYKSHPWRDVLAAAGITHKRTRPYRPQTNGKVERFNRTLLDEWAYARPYRTEQERRDAYPAWLHTYNHHRGHTALKGQSPASRVPNLTGQNS; this is encoded by the coding sequence ATGCCACACCGTAACGCACCCCTGACTGAGACCGGACGCCTGCGCCTGGCCCGATGCGTGGTCGAGGACGGCTGGCCGCTGCGCCGGGCCGCCGAACGCTTCCAGGTCTCGCCCACCACGGCCAAGCGCTGGGCGGACCGCTACCGGGCCCTGGGCGAGGCCGGCATGGACGACCGGTCCAGCCGCCCGCACCACAGCCCGCGCCGCACCCCGACCCGCACCGAGCGCCGGATCATCAAGGTCCGCGTCCTGCGCCGCTGGGGACCGGCCCGCATCGCCTACCTGCTGGGGCTCAACCCCGCCACCGTCCACCGGGTCCTGACCCGCTACCGCCTCGCCCGCCTCACCCACCTCGACCGCGCCACCGGCCGCGCCATCCGCCGCTACGAACACGACGCACCAGGCGATTTGGTCCACGTCGACATCAAAAAGCTCGGCAACATCCCCGACGGCGGCGGCCACCAGGTGCTCGGCCGCCAGGCCGGCCGCAAGACCCGCTCCGGCACCGGCTACAGCTACCTCCACAACGCCGTCGACGACCACTCCCGCCTCGCCTACAGCGAGATCCTGACCGACGAGCGCAAGGAGACCGCCGCCGCGTTCTGGACCCGAGCCCAGGACTTCTTCGCCCAGGCCGGGATCACCGTCCAGCGCGTGCTGACCGACAACGGCTCCTGCTACAAGTCCCACCCCTGGCGGGACGTCCTGGCCGCCGCCGGGATCACCCACAAACGAACCCGGCCCTACCGGCCACAGACCAACGGCAAGGTCGAACGCTTCAACCGCACCCTGCTCGACGAATGGGCCTACGCCAGGCCCTACCGCACCGAGCAGGAACGACGCGACGCCTACCCCGCCTGGCTCCACACCTACAATCACCACCGCGGACACACCGCGCTCAAGGGCCAATCACCCGCCAGCCGCGTCCCCAACCTCACGGGTCAGAACAGCTAG
- a CDS encoding transglycosylase domain-containing protein yields MPRTAPRSLPRRVLHSGRPRRTGWRRLVPTWRFALFSGAAAVLLGVGLFALGVLLVRVPDAHAAATAQRNTWLYRDGSVLAQTGQTNRQSVTLDQVSTEAQHAVLAAEDRGFYREGAVNPAALLRAGWNTATGKGAQGGSTITQQYVKNAYLTQSQTISRKAKEIFIALKVDATLSKQEILANYLNTTYYGRGAYGIQAAAQAYFGVDAAKLDATQGAYLATLLNAPSAYDLSTATAAGKRAATARWNYVLDGMVKEGWLPAADRADLTLPQVRAPQPALGLTGQAGYLVDAAKDYLVAHQLVDEAALAKGGYRITLSIDRDRQSQLQGAVQQQLTDQLDSDQRSADADVQTGAVSLDPKSGAVLAMYGGEDYTAHFVNNATRRDYQAGSTFKPIALAAALESGAKTQDGRAITPDTVYDGANRRPVQGGTANPPYAPPNEGEREYGRITLRQATDWSVNTAFAQLAQDTGLEKVKQSAIALGLPADTNELDPVPSLPLGVSMPSVLDLAGVYATLDNDGQRISPWLVQAVQLDGAKVPLPPRQSGQGVSPQTARQVTDMLRGVVADQGGTGWRAQDLGRPAAGKTGTTDGNRSAWFVGYTPELVTSVAMFGEQAGTGKQVTLSGAAGGGRVNGGGYPAQIWTDYMKAALQGAPVRDFTAPGGALPPQEAAGTPGPSAPRTPHPRAPGHGRPAAPGPAHPSAPHTPATQGSPAAPPAGPASPTHPAVPPTPPPARPTTSTPVEPATPARPTPTPPTPPTPSPPTPSQPAPPVRPDASPPVPATAG; encoded by the coding sequence GTGCCGCGAACCGCTCCCCGCTCGCTGCCGCGCCGCGTGCTGCACTCGGGGCGGCCGCGCCGCACCGGCTGGCGGCGACTGGTGCCCACCTGGCGGTTCGCGCTCTTCTCCGGCGCCGCGGCGGTGCTGCTCGGCGTCGGACTCTTCGCCCTGGGCGTCCTGCTGGTGCGGGTGCCGGACGCGCACGCGGCGGCGACCGCGCAGCGCAACACCTGGCTCTACCGGGACGGCTCGGTGCTCGCCCAGACCGGCCAGACCAACCGGCAGAGCGTGACGCTGGACCAGGTCTCCACCGAGGCGCAGCACGCGGTGCTGGCCGCCGAGGACCGCGGCTTCTACCGCGAGGGCGCCGTCAACCCGGCCGCGCTGCTGCGCGCGGGCTGGAACACCGCGACCGGCAAGGGCGCCCAGGGCGGCTCCACGATCACCCAGCAGTACGTGAAGAACGCCTACCTGACGCAGAGTCAGACGATCAGCCGCAAGGCCAAGGAGATCTTCATCGCGCTCAAGGTGGACGCCACCCTCTCCAAGCAGGAGATCCTGGCGAACTACCTGAACACCACGTACTACGGCCGCGGCGCCTACGGCATCCAGGCCGCCGCCCAGGCCTATTTCGGCGTCGACGCCGCCAAGCTGGACGCCACCCAGGGCGCCTACCTGGCCACCCTGCTCAACGCGCCCTCGGCGTACGACCTGTCGACCGCCACCGCAGCCGGCAAGCGGGCCGCCACCGCCCGGTGGAACTACGTGCTGGACGGCATGGTGAAGGAGGGCTGGCTGCCGGCCGCCGACCGCGCCGACCTCACCCTGCCCCAGGTGCGGGCGCCGCAGCCCGCGCTCGGGCTGACCGGGCAGGCCGGCTACCTGGTGGACGCGGCCAAGGACTACCTGGTCGCCCATCAGCTGGTGGACGAGGCCGCGCTCGCCAAGGGCGGCTACCGGATCACCCTGAGCATCGACCGGGACCGCCAGTCGCAGCTGCAGGGCGCCGTGCAGCAGCAGTTGACCGATCAGCTGGACTCCGACCAGCGCTCCGCCGACGCCGACGTCCAGACCGGCGCGGTCTCCCTCGATCCCAAGTCCGGTGCGGTGCTGGCGATGTACGGCGGCGAGGACTACACCGCGCACTTCGTCAACAACGCCACCCGCCGCGACTACCAGGCCGGTTCGACCTTCAAGCCGATCGCGCTGGCCGCCGCGCTGGAGAGCGGGGCGAAGACCCAGGACGGACGCGCGATCACCCCGGACACGGTCTACGACGGCGCCAACCGCCGCCCGGTGCAGGGCGGCACCGCGAATCCGCCGTACGCGCCGCCGAACGAGGGCGAGCGCGAGTACGGCCGGATCACCCTGCGCCAGGCCACCGACTGGTCGGTCAACACCGCCTTCGCCCAACTCGCCCAGGACACCGGGCTGGAGAAGGTCAAGCAGAGCGCGATCGCGCTGGGCCTGCCGGCCGACACCAACGAGCTGGACCCGGTGCCCTCGCTGCCGCTGGGTGTCTCGATGCCCAGCGTGCTGGACCTGGCCGGGGTCTACGCGACGCTGGACAACGACGGGCAGCGGATCTCCCCGTGGCTGGTCCAGGCGGTCCAGCTGGACGGTGCCAAGGTGCCGCTGCCGCCGCGGCAGAGCGGCCAGGGGGTGAGCCCACAGACCGCCCGGCAGGTCACCGACATGCTGCGCGGCGTGGTCGCCGACCAGGGCGGCACCGGCTGGCGGGCCCAGGACCTGGGCCGGCCGGCGGCCGGCAAGACCGGCACCACCGACGGCAACCGCTCGGCCTGGTTCGTCGGCTACACCCCGGAGCTGGTCACCTCGGTGGCGATGTTCGGCGAGCAGGCGGGCACCGGGAAGCAGGTCACGCTCTCGGGCGCGGCCGGCGGTGGCCGGGTCAACGGCGGCGGGTACCCCGCGCAGATCTGGACCGACTACATGAAGGCCGCGCTCCAGGGCGCGCCGGTGCGCGACTTCACCGCGCCCGGCGGCGCGCTCCCGCCGCAGGAGGCGGCCGGCACCCCCGGCCCGAGCGCCCCCCGCACCCCGCACCCGCGCGCGCCCGGCCACGGCCGACCGGCCGCCCCCGGCCCCGCGCACCCGTCGGCACCGCACACCCCCGCCACCCAGGGCAGCCCCGCCGCCCCGCCGGCCGGCCCCGCGAGCCCAACGCACCCGGCGGTGCCGCCCACCCCGCCGCCGGCCCGGCCGACCACGTCCACCCCGGTCGAGCCGGCCACCCCGGCCAGGCCCACGCCCACCCCGCCCACCCCGCCGACGCCGAGCCCGCCCACCCCGTCACAGCCCGCGCCGCCCGTCCGACCCGACGCCTCGCCGCCGGTCCCGGCGACGGCCGGCTGA
- a CDS encoding alpha/beta fold hydrolase translates to MVSTPSAALPAGSRLLRLGGTVTHARCEGSGPVCVLSGGLGCAWFDWDAVAGALLPRRTVVRFDRPGYGLSAPGAEAPTLAAEAERLRQLLDALGLAGPCVLVGHSLAGFHVEAFARLHPARTAAVVLVDGSTEPSARARPLPALRAVAARTAAGAARGLAVPYLLGPPGRRLVVRLATVRGRDPAPPGLVRRCYRTGRALRAALLENTCYLDQAEQLRLLRARLPLTAPVVVLAAADGGRSRRAGRRLAGQARLAAELGGVLRLVEPAGHLLMLDQPRAVVDAVLEF, encoded by the coding sequence GTGGTCAGTACACCTAGCGCGGCCCTTCCCGCCGGCAGCCGGCTGCTGCGGCTGGGCGGCACCGTCACGCATGCGCGGTGCGAGGGCAGCGGACCGGTCTGCGTGCTCAGCGGCGGGCTCGGCTGCGCCTGGTTCGACTGGGACGCGGTGGCCGGGGCGCTGCTGCCGCGGCGCACCGTGGTCCGCTTCGACCGGCCCGGCTACGGGCTCAGCGCGCCCGGCGCCGAGGCGCCCACGCTCGCCGCCGAGGCCGAGCGGCTGCGGCAGCTGCTCGACGCGCTCGGCCTGGCCGGGCCCTGCGTGCTGGTCGGCCACTCGCTCGCCGGCTTCCACGTGGAGGCCTTCGCCCGGCTGCACCCGGCCAGGACCGCCGCGGTGGTGCTGGTCGACGGCAGCACCGAGCCGAGCGCCCGAGCCCGGCCGCTGCCCGCCCTGCGCGCGGTGGCCGCGCGGACGGCGGCCGGGGCGGCCCGGGGCCTGGCGGTGCCCTACCTGCTGGGACCGCCCGGTCGGCGGCTGGTGGTGCGGCTGGCCACCGTGCGGGGCCGCGACCCGGCGCCGCCGGGCCTGGTGCGCCGCTGCTACCGCACCGGGCGGGCGCTGCGCGCGGCCCTGCTGGAGAACACCTGCTACCTCGACCAGGCCGAGCAACTGCGCCTGCTGCGAGCGCGGTTGCCGCTGACGGCCCCGGTCGTGGTGCTGGCGGCGGCGGACGGTGGCCGATCGCGGCGCGCCGGGCGCCGACTGGCCGGGCAGGCGCGGCTGGCCGCCGAACTCGGCGGGGTGCTGCGGCTGGTCGAGCCGGCCGGGCACCTGCTGATGCTGGATCAGCCGCGCGCGGTGGTCGACGCCGTGCTGGAGTTCTGA
- a CDS encoding DMT family transporter — translation MHSTPATTHRSRRAVGLTLALISAVSFGGSGTAAKPLIEAGLSPLHVVWLRATGAAVILLPLAWRHRRIVRDRPVLLLGFGLLGVAGVQACYFAAISRIPVGVALLIEYLGPPLLLGYVRFVQRRPVTRGAAIGAGVAVTGLAFVVQVWNGLGFDALGVLFALGAACCQVGYFVLADAGGRGEKPADPLGVAAYGLLIGSLALTAVTRPWEADWSRLGGQVTMAGHHVPALLPAAWMILVATVLAYLTGVVSVRHLSPPVAGVVANIEAVVATVTAWFLLDEHLGTAQLIGGLLVLLGAFAAQAGRAPGEPEAAPTALTEPAGPAAEHPPASAGLRG, via the coding sequence ATGCACTCCACCCCGGCCACCACGCACCGCTCCCGCCGGGCCGTCGGCCTCACGCTCGCGCTGATCTCCGCCGTGTCCTTCGGGGGCTCCGGCACCGCCGCCAAACCGCTGATCGAGGCCGGCCTCTCCCCGCTGCACGTGGTCTGGCTGCGGGCCACCGGCGCCGCGGTGATCCTGCTGCCGCTGGCCTGGCGGCACCGCCGGATCGTGCGGGACCGGCCGGTGCTGCTGCTGGGCTTCGGACTGCTCGGCGTGGCGGGCGTACAGGCCTGCTACTTCGCGGCGATATCCCGGATCCCGGTCGGCGTCGCGCTGCTGATCGAATACCTCGGACCGCCGCTGCTGCTCGGCTACGTGCGCTTCGTGCAGCGCCGACCGGTGACCAGGGGCGCGGCGATCGGCGCCGGCGTCGCCGTGACCGGCCTCGCCTTCGTGGTGCAGGTGTGGAACGGGCTGGGCTTCGACGCGCTCGGCGTGCTCTTCGCGCTCGGCGCGGCCTGCTGCCAGGTCGGCTACTTCGTCCTCGCCGACGCCGGCGGCCGCGGTGAGAAGCCCGCCGACCCGCTGGGCGTGGCCGCCTACGGCCTGCTGATCGGGTCGCTGGCGCTGACCGCGGTGACCCGGCCCTGGGAGGCCGACTGGAGCAGGCTCGGCGGTCAGGTGACCATGGCCGGGCACCACGTCCCGGCGCTGCTGCCGGCCGCCTGGATGATCCTGGTCGCCACCGTCCTCGCCTACCTGACCGGCGTGGTCTCCGTGCGCCACCTCTCGCCGCCGGTCGCGGGCGTGGTCGCCAACATCGAGGCGGTGGTCGCCACCGTGACCGCCTGGTTCCTGCTGGACGAGCACCTCGGCACCGCCCAGCTGATCGGCGGCCTGCTGGTGCTGCTCGGTGCCTTCGCCGCCCAGGCCGGCCGCGCACCGGGCGAGCCCGAGGCCGCCCCGACCGCCCTGACGGAGCCGGCCGGCCCTGCGGCCGAGCACCCGCCGGCCTCGGCCGGGCTACGCGGTTAG